The Peptococcus niger genomic sequence CTCTTTTTTGCCCATGCAAGAGGTAGACCTGCTTGATGATTAAAATAATATTGGCTGCCAAAGCCGCAAAGGCGGCACCCAACTTCAAATAGCCGGTCAGCCAGGGCGGCCACTCCAGGCCGGCCTTCTTATCCTTTACGCCAGCGGCCTGGTCGGGCAACCGTTCTCCGGTGACCAAAAGCCGATGGGTATTGATCCCGTAAGGGGTGCAGGTAAAGAGGGTACAGTAGTCTTTACCGGGCTGGCAACGCAAGCTTTCCGAATGCTTGGGGGTGACCTTTTGGATTTGAATCACCCGGTAAGTAAGTTTTTTGTCCAAGACATGAAGGCAGAAGTCATCGCCTTTTTTTAGCTTGGGCAGGTCGGTAAAGAGGCGTGCCGTTGGCAGACCGCTATGGGCGGAAATCACCGTATGGTTGCCCAGCCCCCCGGTGGGCAAAGCTGAGCCCGCCAGGTGGCCTGCCCCAATTTGCAAAACAGGCGCGCTGGTCCCATGGTAGATAGGCAGCTTGAGCCGCAACTTTGGGATGTCAACATAGCCCATAATGCCCGTTTTTTCCGGGTCCAGGCAGTCTTTATAGCCGGGAATCAGGTTTGGTTCGTCAAAGGCAGCCGGATTTTGGCGGAGGGCGGCATTGTAATTTTCCGCCGCTTGCCAAAGAGCAGCCT encodes the following:
- a CDS encoding class C sortase: MQRERTALLSLLLMLVGLLILCYPTIGSFINGFTQTRAIVNYCGRVDELTATEKAALWQAAENYNAALRQNPAAFDEPNLIPGYKDCLDPEKTGIMGYVDIPKLRLKLPIYHGTSAPVLQIGAGHLAGSALPTGGLGNHTVISAHSGLPTARLFTDLPKLKKGDDFCLHVLDKKLTYRVIQIQKVTPKHSESLRCQPGKDYCTLFTCTPYGINTHRLLVTGERLPDQAAGVKDKKAGLEWPPWLTGYLKLGAAFAALAANIILIIKQVYLLHGQKRGGLQHGKGGCGEKTE